The bacterium nucleotide sequence CTAAAATTGGAGATAACCAAACAGTATTTTTTGTGGCAGCTTTATTTCTAATGGGTTTTGGTCTAAAAGCAGCTTTAGTGCCATTTCATGCTTGGTTGCCTGACGCCCATCCTTCAGCACCTGCCCCAATCTCAGCCATGCTTTCCGGGGTACTGATTAAAGCTCTGGGTGTTTATGCATTAGCCAGAATCTTCTTCAATGTTCTGGGAATGACTGCCACTTCTTCTTCAATCTTTATGGTCTTAGGAACTATCTCTATGGTTCTGGGTGGGCTCCTGGCCTTGGGACAGGAAGACATCAAACGACTATTTGCCTATTCCAGTATTAGCCAGATAGGCTATGTGGTCTTTGCCATAGGCATGGGAACTCCCCTGGGAATTCTGGCTGGATTATTTCATCTGTTCAATCATGCGATTTTTAAGTCTTTATTATTCTTAAATTCAGGCTCAATTGAGTATGCTACCGGGACAAGAGATTTGAGGAAAATGGGTGGTTTGACTTCTAAGATGCCAGTTACAGGATACTCTTCTTTAGTTGGCTCAATGTCTATTTCTGGCATACCACCCTTAAGCGGTTTCTGGAGCAAATTACTGATTATTTTAGCCGCGATTGAAGCGAAACATTTTATTTTTGCTTCTATTGCTGTCTTAGTAAGTATATTGACATTAGCATACTATTTAAAAGTACAGAAATTAGCTTTTTTTGGAGAGTTAAGAGATTCATTGAAAGGAATAAAAGAAGTTCCTCTAACAATGAAGTTATCGATGATTGCCTTGTCTATCATTTGTATATTCGGAGGTTTACTTTTAATCCCTGGGGTGCAGAAGAATTTTCTTAATTTAGCAACTGAGGTGCTGGTCAATGGGACGAACTATGCCCAGATTATTTTGGGGAGTATAAAATGAAAAGTAGAATTATTCTATTTTTCCTGGCAATTTTAGTCTGGCTTGGCCTAACCTGGCCACCTGACTGGCAGCATATTTCCATTGGAATTCTGGCAGCAATATTTGTTGCCTTTATGACCGGGGATATGTTTACTAAGCGTCCACATCTTTTTAGACATCCCAAACGATATCTCTGGTTGCTTTATTATTTACCTATTTTTATCTGGGAATGCATAAAAGCAAACTTTGATGTGGCCTATCGGGTGGGCCATCCAGACCTACCGATTAATCCAGGAATAGTCAAAGTAAAAACAAGTCTAAAATCGGACACAGGTCTTACATTCTTGGCTAATTCCATTACGCTTACGCCCGGGACTTTAAGTGTAGATGTGGACCAGGAAGAAGGTTTCCTTTATGTCCACTGGATTAATGTGAAGGATAAAGATATAGAAAAGGCAACAAAATTGATTATAGGTAGATTCGAACCCATTTTAAAGAGAATCTTCGAATAGAATCAACGCTGTAGTAAATGTGGTAGTCGCAGGCTTCAGCCTGCGCATATATTCACGCAACCTAAAGGTTGCGACTACCAGTAGACTAAAATTGCACTGTGAAAAGAGCTGATAAGATGAACAGAAGGTTACGCTGGTTAGCAGGGTTATTAATAATAATTGCATTATTTGTAGGAATTATATTTTATCCTCCTGCTTCAATGCTTGAGTGGCAGTCAATCAGTCTTATGCGCTTTTTCTTTATCCTTTCGCTCTGCTGTGTATTTTGTCTATATCGCATTATGAGGGGTCCCACTCCAGCAGACAGGGTAGTTTCTATTGATATATTGGGAATATTAATTGTTGGTTTTTGCGCTGTGTTGGGTATTTCTACAGGAAGACCATGGTATATTGATATTGGTATTGCCTGGGCTTTGCAGAGTTTCATTGCTACTATAGCCTTGGCTAAATACCTTGAAGGAAAGGGGTTTGAGGAATAATGATAGAAATAATTGGGTACATATTTATCGCCGTTGGGCTTATGTTTGACCTCTTTGGTTGCCTTGGTCTGGTGAGGCTTCCCGACGTGTACAATCGCCTTCAGGCTTCTACCAAGTGCGTAACGTTGGGAACCTGCAGTATTCTATTTGGGCTATTTCTATTCAAGGGATTTACTGCCAGTGGAATTAAAGCGTTACTATGTATTGTCTTTTTAATATTAACTGCTCCCGTATCTGCCCATGCTATTGCTCGAGGAGCCCATATTTCCGGAGTAAAACTCTGGGATAAATCAGTTTGCGATAAATACGAAGAAGATAAAAAAGAAATGTAGGGTTATTATGAAGTATCCTAAATTAAGGGAATTAAGAGAAGCAATTAAAGCAGTTATAAAGGGTCCTTATACTACGAAGTTTCCTTACGAACCTCACGTGCCTCCTGAGAAGTTTAGGGGCAAGCCCGAATTTTATGAGAAAGATTGCGTGGGCTGTTCTGCCTGTGCCGAAGTCTGTCCGGCAACAGCAATCGAGGTCAAAGATGACACTAGAGCAAAACCACCCATGCGCAGACTGGTTTTGCATTTCGACATCTGTATTTTCTGCGGGCAGTGCCAGGCGAATTGCATTACGGAAAAGGGAGTCAAGCTTACTGGAGAATACGATTTGGCTTTATTTAATAGGAATGAGGCTATAGTTAAAGTAGAAAAGGAATTGTTAGTTTGTGAAGAGTGTGGCAAAGTGATCGGAGCTAAAGACCACCTTTACTTTTTGGCGAGTAAGCTCGGACCATTAGCATATGGTAATATGCCTTTACTACTCACCGTATCCGGAGAATTGGAGTTGGTAAAAACCCCACCAACAATAGGTCCTCCTTTGAGGAGGGCACACATCTTTCGCATTCTCTGTCCCAGGTGTCGTAGAGAGGTTCTCCTTGAAGATATCTGGGGCAAAAAGAAACCGGAAAAATAATTGTCTGATAATAAAGAACTGGCAAAACTCAAAAATAGACTCCAGGGTAAAGTACTGATTGTAGGTATCGGGAATCCTTTACGCGGCGATGATGGAGTCGGTCCAGAGATAATAAAGAGATTAAACAACCCTTTACCCCGTCTACTTTTGTTTGATGTCGGTGAAACCCCTGAAAATTATTTAGGAAAGATTGTTAAACAGAAACCAGATACAATGGTTTTGATTGATGCGGTTGATTTCGGTAGTTCCCCGGGAACGATAAAGATTATAGAAAAGGACGATATAAAAGATGAGTCTCTTTCTACGCATAACGCGAGCTTGAACCTGGTAGCAAAATATTTACAGAAAGAGACCTCTGCAGATGTATTTCTTTTGGGCATACAGCCAAAAACTACAGAATTTGGAAGAGAAATTTCCCAGCCGGCAAGAGAAGGCTTGGAAAAGATTGTTAGAATGTTGGAAAGAACTTAAATTTCCGTTTGATACTTCGAGGTCGATATGCATGAATTGGGTATAGCTCAGGATTTATTCCACATAGTAGAGGATAAAGCAAAAGAGAACAATCTAAAAGCAGTCGCTAAGATTGTGGTGGTAGTTGGAGAAGCTTCGGGAATTGAAGAGGATTTTCTGAGGCATAACTTGATGGATCACCTTATGCCAGGTAGTATTGCAGAGAAAGCAGAATTAGAAATAACAACAGAGCCATTACAGGCAAGATGCCTGGCTTGCGGAATAGAGACAGATTCCCGGCAAAGTTCCTCTTTAGAATGTCCTAACTGCGGGGATAACAATTTAGAAGTTACTCAAGGAAAAAGTGTTTATTTACAAAGTATCGAAGGCGAGTAAAAAAGGGGACAGGCTACTTTTCTGAAAAAAATACTTGACATAAGTAGATAAATTGTGCTACACTTCTAAAAAAGGTAACACAAAGGATGCCGACATGGCAGATTTAGTTCGTTTTGGTGTATCACTGGAGAAAGAACTATTAACTAAATTTGATAAACATATCAAAAATAATAATTATCCCACTCGCTCTAAGGCGATTGGAGACTTAATTAGAGAAAATCTAATTAAGAAGGAATGGATAGAAGGTAAAGAGGTTGTGGGAGCGATTACTTTAGTATATAACCACCACAAAAGAGAATTAGTAAATAGATTAACCGGTGTCCAGCACGATTTTCACCAGGTTATCATTTCATCTCAACATATTCACCTGGATGAAGACAATTGTGTGGAGATAGTGGTAGTGAAAGGTAAGCCCAAGGAAGTCGAGAAATTGGCTTATAAACTGAAGTCAACAAAAGGTGTTAAACACGGCTCTTTGACTATGGCCACAACCGGCAAGGAAATAGCATAACAGTATTATTTTTTTCGCTATTCGTAACACGATTTTAGAAAATATATTATCCTAATAATAAAATGGCATCGGAACCCACGAAAATTATAACATATTCGTGGGCTAAAGACAAACCACGAACGGAGGTAAGAATTTATGCACATACCGGATGGGTTTTTGAATGCCGAGACATGGGTAACCATGGATGTAGTGGCTGGTTTAGGTGTAGCTTATGCTATTAAGAAGACGAAAACGAGTCTTGGTGAACGACAGATTCCTTTAATGGGGGTAATGGCTGCTTTCATTTTTGCAGCTCAAATGTTGAATTTTCCAGTTGCAGGAGGAACCAGCGGGCATTTCATAGGAGGAGTCATGGCAGCAGTGCTACTTGGACCGTGGGCAGCTACATTAGTAATGAGCACAATATTTATTGTGCAGTGTCTACTCTTCCAGGATGGTGGTTTGACAGCTTTGGGGGCAAATATCTTCAATATGGGAATCATAGGCACTGTGTTGGGATACTACATCTACCGAGGAATCGGGATTTTTTTCGGTAGTAAGAAAGGATTATTCTGGGGAGTGGGAATTGCCAGTTGGCTGGCAGTAGTCCTGGCAGCTACATTCTGTTCAATAGAACTGGCGTTCTCGGGCACTGTTCCTCTAAGAGTAGCCCTGCCGGCAATGGCTGGTGTACACGCTTTCATCGGCATAGGGGAAGCCATTATAACTGTGGGAGTAATAAGACTCATTTTAAAGGCACGTCCTGACCTGTTGCAAAGGTACGCGTGAAATTGGAAACAAATATTTCAGGAGGGATGTAAATGGAGAAATGGATTATTATACTTCTGGGAGTTGCTGTTTTAGCAGCAGTTTTCCTTTCACCATTTGCTTCTACTAAACCGGATGGATTGGAAAGAGTTGCTGAAGATAAAGGGTTCCTGGGAAGAGGGGAGGGGCCACAAGTGGTTAACTCTCCTATTCCGGACTATGCTGTACCAGGGATTAAGAATGAGAAGTTAGCGACAGCAATTGCAGGTTTTGTAGGAGTGATTATCGTCGCCGCACTTGGCTTCGGTTTAGGAGCTATTTTGAAGAGAAAAGAGAAAGTCCAATGAAGAATCTAATTCTTTATCTTTTCATTATATTCTTTATACCTTCTTTGGTTTATAGTGCAAGACCACTTTCTGTTGACGATGCTGGCACGGTAGATTCAGGTATTTACGAGACAGAAGCAGGTATCGGTTATTCTCAGGATAAAGAAGAGAATGGGGAGACTGAGATTTCCCTCTCAATTAAGCAGGGCTTAACTGAACGAATGGACCTGGGAGTTTCACTTCCCTATGTAATGACCAGTCCTAAAGATGGAAATGGGGAAAGCGGGATGGGAGATGCAGAATTGATTGCTAAGTTTAATCTGGTGAAAGAGGGAGATAAAACTCCAGGATTCAGTGTGACTTTGGGAATAATTATGGATACAGGAGAAAAAAATAAAGGCATCGGTTCGGGAGAGATAGATTATAATTTTAACAGTATCCTGAGCAAGGAATTGCAATTTATTACCTTGAATGGAAACTTAGGATATACTGCAAAAGCAAAGACTGCCTCCTTTGGCATTGCTCTGGAGTATCCTGCAGATGAAAGGCTTAATTTGGTTGCCGAACTTACAGGAGAGAACAAATCAGATTCACCCATAGAATGCATAATCGGAACCAACTTCTCCGCCAGAGAAAATTTAATTCTCGATTTTGGAATTGGGACAGGACTCAATGATTACAGTTCCCGGCTAAATGTAACCGGAGGTTTAACTCTTAGTTTCTGAAGAGGCAAAAATGAAACATGCATTTCTGGACAAGTATAGTGACCTGGGAAGCATAATTCATCGGCTTGACCCGAGGATCAAAGTAATATTCTTTTTTATTCTCATTCTCGTGATTGTTTCCACTCCTCCTCAACAACTGGCCAAATTTTCGGGATATTTCTTAATGCTTCTCATTTTACTCTTGCTCTCTCGTATTCCTTTCTTCTATGTTTTTGCAAGGTCACTGGTCATTATTCCTTTCGTTCTTCTCATAGCCATTTTTATTCCCTTCTTTAAGGGCGGCGAGGTCGCGGGCTCATATAATTTTTTAACTTTACATTTGACCATATCTCATAAGGGCATATTGATTTTTCAGAATATTTTGATTAAGTCGTGGCTTTCAGTTTTAAGCCTGACCATTTTGACCTCAACTACCAAATTTTCTTCTCTGTTAAAAGCGCTGGAGATTCTCAAAGCTCCACGGGTTTTAATTTTGATTGCCTCATTTTTCTATCGGTATATATTCCTTCTGGTTGACCAAATTATGAAGATAAAAAATGCCAGAGACTCAAGAAGTTTCAAGAAGAACCCGCTTTACAGGTTCAAGGTTCTTGGTTATATGATTGGAGAATTATTTATTA carries:
- a CDS encoding proton-conducting transporter membrane subunit codes for the protein MNLASLPVTHNLLPLFVAIPLGSAFLVSLLGKRVKGFSDTFSNVATFSLLSISLLSLLLVKHSGTVVYKVGGWIPPIGICMVLDGLTSFMLVTINLIAFLVTIYSISYMERYTAKWKFYTLFLLMLAGMNGVIVTGDMFNLFVFLEIASISSYALVAFGVEHEELEASFKYMVMGIMASLFILLGIAFLYSLTSTLNMADISRTLAKIGDNQTVFFVAALFLMGFGLKAALVPFHAWLPDAHPSAPAPISAMLSGVLIKALGVYALARIFFNVLGMTATSSSIFMVLGTISMVLGGLLALGQEDIKRLFAYSSISQIGYVVFAIGMGTPLGILAGLFHLFNHAIFKSLLFLNSGSIEYATGTRDLRKMGGLTSKMPVTGYSSLVGSMSISGIPPLSGFWSKLLIILAAIEAKHFIFASIAVLVSILTLAYYLKVQKLAFFGELRDSLKGIKEVPLTMKLSMIALSIICIFGGLLLIPGVQKNFLNLATEVLVNGTNYAQIILGSIK
- a CDS encoding Na+/H+ antiporter subunit E yields the protein MKSRIILFFLAILVWLGLTWPPDWQHISIGILAAIFVAFMTGDMFTKRPHLFRHPKRYLWLLYYLPIFIWECIKANFDVAYRVGHPDLPINPGIVKVKTSLKSDTGLTFLANSITLTPGTLSVDVDQEEGFLYVHWINVKDKDIEKATKLIIGRFEPILKRIFE
- a CDS encoding cation:proton antiporter, producing the protein MKRADKMNRRLRWLAGLLIIIALFVGIIFYPPASMLEWQSISLMRFFFILSLCCVFCLYRIMRGPTPADRVVSIDILGILIVGFCAVLGISTGRPWYIDIGIAWALQSFIATIALAKYLEGKGFEE
- the mnhG gene encoding monovalent cation/H(+) antiporter subunit G produces the protein MIEIIGYIFIAVGLMFDLFGCLGLVRLPDVYNRLQASTKCVTLGTCSILFGLFLFKGFTASGIKALLCIVFLILTAPVSAHAIARGAHISGVKLWDKSVCDKYEEDKKEM
- a CDS encoding 4Fe-4S dicluster domain-containing protein — its product is MKYPKLRELREAIKAVIKGPYTTKFPYEPHVPPEKFRGKPEFYEKDCVGCSACAEVCPATAIEVKDDTRAKPPMRRLVLHFDICIFCGQCQANCITEKGVKLTGEYDLALFNRNEAIVKVEKELLVCEECGKVIGAKDHLYFLASKLGPLAYGNMPLLLTVSGELELVKTPPTIGPPLRRAHIFRILCPRCRREVLLEDIWGKKKPEK
- the hycI gene encoding hydrogenase maturation peptidase HycI — translated: MSDNKELAKLKNRLQGKVLIVGIGNPLRGDDGVGPEIIKRLNNPLPRLLLFDVGETPENYLGKIVKQKPDTMVLIDAVDFGSSPGTIKIIEKDDIKDESLSTHNASLNLVAKYLQKETSADVFLLGIQPKTTEFGREISQPAREGLEKIVRMLERT
- a CDS encoding hydrogenase maturation nickel metallochaperone HypA translates to MHELGIAQDLFHIVEDKAKENNLKAVAKIVVVVGEASGIEEDFLRHNLMDHLMPGSIAEKAELEITTEPLQARCLACGIETDSRQSSSLECPNCGDNNLEVTQGKSVYLQSIEGE
- the nikR gene encoding nickel-responsive transcriptional regulator NikR; translated protein: MADLVRFGVSLEKELLTKFDKHIKNNNYPTRSKAIGDLIRENLIKKEWIEGKEVVGAITLVYNHHKRELVNRLTGVQHDFHQVIISSQHIHLDEDNCVEIVVVKGKPKEVEKLAYKLKSTKGVKHGSLTMATTGKEIA
- a CDS encoding energy-coupling factor ABC transporter permease, with translation MHIPDGFLNAETWVTMDVVAGLGVAYAIKKTKTSLGERQIPLMGVMAAFIFAAQMLNFPVAGGTSGHFIGGVMAAVLLGPWAATLVMSTIFIVQCLLFQDGGLTALGANIFNMGIIGTVLGYYIYRGIGIFFGSKKGLFWGVGIASWLAVVLAATFCSIELAFSGTVPLRVALPAMAGVHAFIGIGEAIITVGVIRLILKARPDLLQRYA
- a CDS encoding PDGLE domain-containing protein, which codes for MEKWIIILLGVAVLAAVFLSPFASTKPDGLERVAEDKGFLGRGEGPQVVNSPIPDYAVPGIKNEKLATAIAGFVGVIIVAALGFGLGAILKRKEKVQ
- a CDS encoding transporter, whose amino-acid sequence is MKNLILYLFIIFFIPSLVYSARPLSVDDAGTVDSGIYETEAGIGYSQDKEENGETEISLSIKQGLTERMDLGVSLPYVMTSPKDGNGESGMGDAELIAKFNLVKEGDKTPGFSVTLGIIMDTGEKNKGIGSGEIDYNFNSILSKELQFITLNGNLGYTAKAKTASFGIALEYPADERLNLVAELTGENKSDSPIECIIGTNFSARENLILDFGIGTGLNDYSSRLNVTGGLTLSF
- the cbiQ gene encoding cobalt ECF transporter T component CbiQ, producing the protein MKHAFLDKYSDLGSIIHRLDPRIKVIFFFILILVIVSTPPQQLAKFSGYFLMLLILLLLSRIPFFYVFARSLVIIPFVLLIAIFIPFFKGGEVAGSYNFLTLHLTISHKGILIFQNILIKSWLSVLSLTILTSTTKFSSLLKALEILKAPRVLILIASFFYRYIFLLVDQIMKIKNARDSRSFKKNPLYRFKVLGYMIGELFIRTYERAERIYLAMVSRGFSGTIHTLESFKINRFDLCFLGSLVTILFLIRLWR